A DNA window from Hemibagrus wyckioides isolate EC202008001 linkage group LG11, SWU_Hwy_1.0, whole genome shotgun sequence contains the following coding sequences:
- the sema3fa gene encoding sema domain, immunoglobulin domain (Ig), short basic domain, secreted, (semaphorin) 3Fa isoform X2, protein MFLDTMIVQSMRDLFLGTLLVSVFSAVSVQSNPFASLPPLSAPRIYLSFKELKSTGTAHHFAFLLNSTDYRVLRMDEDHDRMYVGSKDYILSLDLNDINKEPLIIHWPVAPLRKNECVLSGKDINGECGNFIRLIEPWNRTHLYVCGTGAYNPICTYVDRGQKSQEYIFRLEPGKVDSGKGKCPFDPKLNSVSALINGQLYAGVYIDFMGTDSAIFRTLGKHTAMRTDQYNSRWLNDPTFVHAQLIPDSAEKNDDKLYFFFREKASEMGQTPMTQSRIGRICLNDDGGHCCLVNKWSTFLKARLICSVTGADGIETHFDELRDVFIQKTQDTKNPVIYGVFSVSGSVFKGSAICVYSMADVRMVFNGPFAHKEGPNYQWIAYQGKIPYPRPGTCPGGTFTPNMKSTKDYPDEVINFMRNHPTMYNAVYPVHKRPLVVRTNVDYEFTTITVDQVAAADGSYEVLFLGTDRGTVQKVIVLPRDDLQTEELVLEEVEVFRVPTPITTMKISPKRQQLYVSSAVGVTHLALHRCDVYGEGCADCCLARDPYCAWDGKSCSRYSTNHKRRSRRQDVKYGNPIRQCRGYNSNANRNTLEAVQYGVEGSTAFLECQARSPHVSIKWHFQKENSDRRREIRSDGRVLHTDQGLLLRSLQLSDAGTYQCTATEKNFKHTLVKLQLLVLSVRTVNNIQMETGASIPAMPAVPLQTSAWTPSAEQYKDLLTILSQPEMGLINQYCQDYWQIAEHDKKDLYEAKEQRKPRNRRHHETQRSSAET, encoded by the exons AGCTGAAGTCTACAGGCACGGCACATCACTTCGCCTTCTTGCTCAACTCCACTGACTACAGGGTCCTGCGCATGGACGAGGATCATGACCGCATGTATGTGGGAAGCAAAGACTACATCCTCTCCCTGGACCTAAATGACATCAACAAAGAGCCCCTCATA ATCCACTGGCCTGTGGCTCCTCTGAGGAagaatgagtgtgtgctgtCAGGGAAGGACATCAAT GGCGAATGCGGGAACTTCATTCGATTGATTGAACCATGGAACCGGACTCACCTGTACGTCTGTGGAACTGGCGCCTACAACCCCATTTGCACCTATGTGGACAGGGGTCAAAAATCACAG GAATACATCTTTCGCCTGGAGCCGGGTAAAGTGGATTCTGGGAAAGGAAAATGCCCATTTGACCCCAAATTAAACAGTGTCTCTGCGCTGATCA ATGGCCAGCTCTACGCTGGAGTGTACATCGATTTTATGGGAACGGACTCTGCCATTTTTCGTACGCTAGGGAAACACACGGCCATGAGGACTGACCAGTACAACTCACGCTGGCTCAATG ATCCCACATTTGTCCACGCACAGCTCATACCAGACAGTGCAGAGAAAAACGACGACAAGCTGTACTTTTTCTTCCGGGAGAAGGCTTCAGAGATGGGTCAGACCCCTATGACTCAATCACGAATTGGCAGGATCTGTCTG AATGATGATGGAGGTCACTGTTGTTTGGTTAACAAGTGGAGCACCTTTCTGAAGGCTCGACTAATCTGCTCCGTAACTGGGGCTGACGGCATCGAGACACACTTCGACGAGCTCC GGGATGTCTTTATTCAGAAGACTCAAGACACCAAGAATCCAGTCATTTATGGAGTCTTCTCAGTGTCTGG GTCAGTGTTTAAGGGTTCAGCCATATGTGTGTATTCCATGGCTGACGTGCGTATGGTCTTTAACGGCCCCTTTGCCCACAAGGAAGGTCCAAACTACCAGTGGATTGCCTACCAGGGGAAAATCCCTTACCCACGGCCTGGGACA TGTCCAGGAGGGACGTTTACCCCCAACATGAAATCCACTAAAGATTACCCAGATGAGGTGATCAACTTCATGCGGAACCACCCCACCATGTACAATGCCGTGTATCCAGTACACAAGCGCCCCCTGGTGGTGCGCACCAATGTCGATTACGAGTTCACCACTATCACCGTGGACCAAGTTGCAGCAGCAGATGGCAGTTACGAGGTGCTTTTCTTAGGAACAG ACAGAGGCACAGTGCAGAAGGTCATTGTTCTGCCTCGAGATGATCTACAGACGGAGGAACTAGTTCTGGAGGAAGTGGAGGTCTTTAGG GTTCCAACTCCAATAACCACAATGAAGATTTCACCAAAACGA CAACAGCTGTATGTGAGCTCAGCAGTGGGAGTGACTCACCTGGCATTACACAGATGTGATGTGTACGGTGAGGGTTGTGCAGACTGCTGCCTCGCCCGGGACCCTTACTGCGCTTGGGATGGCAAGTCCTGCTCCCGCTACTCCACCAACCacaagag ACGCAGCCGAAGACAGGATGTGAAGTACGGCAATCCGATTAGACAGTGCAGAGGCTACAACTCGAACG ccAATAGAAACACTCTGGAGGCAGTGCAGTATGGAGTAGAGGGAAGCACGGCGTTCCTGGAGTGCCAGGCCAGGTCTCCTCACGTGTCCATCAAATGGCATTTTCAGAAGGAGAACAGTGACAGGAGACGAGAG ATTCGTTCAGATGGACGTGTGTTGCACACAGATCAGGGCCTGCTTTTACGCTCCCTGCAACTCTCAGATGCTGGCACCTACCAGTGCACAGCCACAGAGAAGAACTTCAAGCACACACTGGTCAAGCTGCAGCTGCTTGTGCTCTCGGTGCGCACTGTCAACAACATCCAAATGGAGACGGGAGCCTCTATACCTGCCATGCCTGCTGTTCCCCTACAGACCAGTGCCTGGACACCCAGTGCTGAACAGTACAAAGACCTGCTGACCATCCTGAGCCAGCCTGAGATGGGCTTAATCAACCAGTACTGCCAGGACTACTGGCAAATCGCTGAGCATGACAAGAAAGACCTATACGAAGCCAAGGAGCAGCGCAAACCACGGAACCGGAGACACCACGAGACCCAGAGGAGCTCAGCCGAGACATGA
- the sema3fa gene encoding sema domain, immunoglobulin domain (Ig), short basic domain, secreted, (semaphorin) 3Fa isoform X1, translating into MFLDTMIVQSMRDLFLGTLLVSVFSAVSVQSNPFASLPPLSAPRIYLSFKELKSTGTAHHFAFLLNSTDYRVLRMDEDHDRMYVGSKDYILSLDLNDINKEPLIIHWPVAPLRKNECVLSGKDINGECGNFIRLIEPWNRTHLYVCGTGAYNPICTYVDRGQKSQALLQNQNLRAGGRTSRAAEPSASPEPYAPKEYIFRLEPGKVDSGKGKCPFDPKLNSVSALINGQLYAGVYIDFMGTDSAIFRTLGKHTAMRTDQYNSRWLNDPTFVHAQLIPDSAEKNDDKLYFFFREKASEMGQTPMTQSRIGRICLNDDGGHCCLVNKWSTFLKARLICSVTGADGIETHFDELRDVFIQKTQDTKNPVIYGVFSVSGSVFKGSAICVYSMADVRMVFNGPFAHKEGPNYQWIAYQGKIPYPRPGTCPGGTFTPNMKSTKDYPDEVINFMRNHPTMYNAVYPVHKRPLVVRTNVDYEFTTITVDQVAAADGSYEVLFLGTDRGTVQKVIVLPRDDLQTEELVLEEVEVFRVPTPITTMKISPKRQQLYVSSAVGVTHLALHRCDVYGEGCADCCLARDPYCAWDGKSCSRYSTNHKRRSRRQDVKYGNPIRQCRGYNSNANRNTLEAVQYGVEGSTAFLECQARSPHVSIKWHFQKENSDRRREIRSDGRVLHTDQGLLLRSLQLSDAGTYQCTATEKNFKHTLVKLQLLVLSVRTVNNIQMETGASIPAMPAVPLQTSAWTPSAEQYKDLLTILSQPEMGLINQYCQDYWQIAEHDKKDLYEAKEQRKPRNRRHHETQRSSAET; encoded by the exons AGCTGAAGTCTACAGGCACGGCACATCACTTCGCCTTCTTGCTCAACTCCACTGACTACAGGGTCCTGCGCATGGACGAGGATCATGACCGCATGTATGTGGGAAGCAAAGACTACATCCTCTCCCTGGACCTAAATGACATCAACAAAGAGCCCCTCATA ATCCACTGGCCTGTGGCTCCTCTGAGGAagaatgagtgtgtgctgtCAGGGAAGGACATCAAT GGCGAATGCGGGAACTTCATTCGATTGATTGAACCATGGAACCGGACTCACCTGTACGTCTGTGGAACTGGCGCCTACAACCCCATTTGCACCTATGTGGACAGGGGTCAAAAATCACAG GCTTTGCTCCAGAACCAGAATCTTCGAGCAGGAGGCCGAACAAGTCGTGCAGCAGAACCCAGTGCCTCACCTGAGCCTTATGCACCCAAG GAATACATCTTTCGCCTGGAGCCGGGTAAAGTGGATTCTGGGAAAGGAAAATGCCCATTTGACCCCAAATTAAACAGTGTCTCTGCGCTGATCA ATGGCCAGCTCTACGCTGGAGTGTACATCGATTTTATGGGAACGGACTCTGCCATTTTTCGTACGCTAGGGAAACACACGGCCATGAGGACTGACCAGTACAACTCACGCTGGCTCAATG ATCCCACATTTGTCCACGCACAGCTCATACCAGACAGTGCAGAGAAAAACGACGACAAGCTGTACTTTTTCTTCCGGGAGAAGGCTTCAGAGATGGGTCAGACCCCTATGACTCAATCACGAATTGGCAGGATCTGTCTG AATGATGATGGAGGTCACTGTTGTTTGGTTAACAAGTGGAGCACCTTTCTGAAGGCTCGACTAATCTGCTCCGTAACTGGGGCTGACGGCATCGAGACACACTTCGACGAGCTCC GGGATGTCTTTATTCAGAAGACTCAAGACACCAAGAATCCAGTCATTTATGGAGTCTTCTCAGTGTCTGG GTCAGTGTTTAAGGGTTCAGCCATATGTGTGTATTCCATGGCTGACGTGCGTATGGTCTTTAACGGCCCCTTTGCCCACAAGGAAGGTCCAAACTACCAGTGGATTGCCTACCAGGGGAAAATCCCTTACCCACGGCCTGGGACA TGTCCAGGAGGGACGTTTACCCCCAACATGAAATCCACTAAAGATTACCCAGATGAGGTGATCAACTTCATGCGGAACCACCCCACCATGTACAATGCCGTGTATCCAGTACACAAGCGCCCCCTGGTGGTGCGCACCAATGTCGATTACGAGTTCACCACTATCACCGTGGACCAAGTTGCAGCAGCAGATGGCAGTTACGAGGTGCTTTTCTTAGGAACAG ACAGAGGCACAGTGCAGAAGGTCATTGTTCTGCCTCGAGATGATCTACAGACGGAGGAACTAGTTCTGGAGGAAGTGGAGGTCTTTAGG GTTCCAACTCCAATAACCACAATGAAGATTTCACCAAAACGA CAACAGCTGTATGTGAGCTCAGCAGTGGGAGTGACTCACCTGGCATTACACAGATGTGATGTGTACGGTGAGGGTTGTGCAGACTGCTGCCTCGCCCGGGACCCTTACTGCGCTTGGGATGGCAAGTCCTGCTCCCGCTACTCCACCAACCacaagag ACGCAGCCGAAGACAGGATGTGAAGTACGGCAATCCGATTAGACAGTGCAGAGGCTACAACTCGAACG ccAATAGAAACACTCTGGAGGCAGTGCAGTATGGAGTAGAGGGAAGCACGGCGTTCCTGGAGTGCCAGGCCAGGTCTCCTCACGTGTCCATCAAATGGCATTTTCAGAAGGAGAACAGTGACAGGAGACGAGAG ATTCGTTCAGATGGACGTGTGTTGCACACAGATCAGGGCCTGCTTTTACGCTCCCTGCAACTCTCAGATGCTGGCACCTACCAGTGCACAGCCACAGAGAAGAACTTCAAGCACACACTGGTCAAGCTGCAGCTGCTTGTGCTCTCGGTGCGCACTGTCAACAACATCCAAATGGAGACGGGAGCCTCTATACCTGCCATGCCTGCTGTTCCCCTACAGACCAGTGCCTGGACACCCAGTGCTGAACAGTACAAAGACCTGCTGACCATCCTGAGCCAGCCTGAGATGGGCTTAATCAACCAGTACTGCCAGGACTACTGGCAAATCGCTGAGCATGACAAGAAAGACCTATACGAAGCCAAGGAGCAGCGCAAACCACGGAACCGGAGACACCACGAGACCCAGAGGAGCTCAGCCGAGACATGA